Sequence from the Paenibacillus riograndensis SBR5 genome:
GCTGCTGTATTCGCAGATCAAACCGCATTTTCTATACAATACGCTGGACACGATTCGTGCGATGGCTGTGATGACGAATGCTAAGGAGATTAGCAGTATCTTGAAGGCGCTTGGGGAGTTCTACCGGATTTCACTTAGCAACGGACAGGAATTGATTGCGGCTGCACAGGAGAAGAGGCATCTGGAGAGCTATCTGTACATTCAGCAGATCCGCTTCAAAAAGCTGAATTACCGGATTTCGTTTGAACCGGGAATCGAGTCCTGCCAGGTACCCACGATGCTGCTCCAGCCTCTGGTCGAGAATGCGATTCACCATGGAATCAGAGGGATGCCGGACGGAGGTTTATGTGAGATTACCGGCTCTATGGAAAGGTCGGGAGAGGAGCGTATTCTGTGCTTCATCGTCCGTGACAACGGCAAAGGCATGAGTGAAGAGGAACAGCGGCAGATCTGGTTAAGTTCGAGTGAAGAAGGGGAGTACAGCTTCGGACTTAAGAATATCCAGGACCGGATTCAGCTGAGATTCGGCGAAGCTTATGGTATCGTCCTGTCATCTGAACCGGGACATGGAGTAGAAGTGAAGGTACGGTTGCCGCTGATTATGCAAGCGGACGAGCAGGGGGAGGGGATCGCTGAATGAGAACTACAGCGCCGGCAGCACGCGTCCTGATCGTAGATGACGAATATTACTTCAGGCAGCTGCTGATCCATCTGATCGACTGGACTTCTGCCGGTTTCGAAGTGGTTGCAGAGGCGGAAGACGGTTCGGAAGCCTTGAGAATCATGGAGGAACAGCGGATTGATCTGATTATTACAGATATTGAAATGCCGAATATGAACGGGCTGGATTTCGTGAAGGCCGTCCGCGCTCTAGACTCAGCGGCTAAGCTGATCTTCATCACAAGCTATGATAACTTCACGTATGCCCAGCAGGCGATCTCGCTCGGAGCAGATCATTATTTGCTGAAGCCCGTTGATGAGGAGGCGGTTGAACAGGCGCTGAATACCATCCGTGCGCAGTTGCAAGAGAAATGGGAAGAGGAACGTTACATTAACCGGTTGCGGATAGAGGCGGGTTACGGGGGGCAGCCGGCCTCGGACCAGACTTCTGAGGATGGAGGACGCCCGGGCAGCGGGAAACGGCTGATCCACAAAGCGGCTGCGTATGTGACTGCACATTATGCCGAGGATACCTTGTCGCTTCAGAGCACAGCGAGTGCCCTCTTCGTGAATCCGAGCTACCTAAGTCATGTCTTCAAGAAGGAGACCAACGAGTCTTTCGTGGAGTATGTGACGAATATCCGCCTGGGCAAAGCCATGGAGCTGTTGCGCCAGGGGGCGGCCACCGAGGATGCTTCGGTTCCCAAGGTAGCAACGATCGCCCATCAGGTCGGCTACAGAGATCCGTTCTACTTCAGCAAATGCTTTAAGAAGAAGTACGGAATTACCCCGAATAAAGTATACGGAGGAACCTATTCCGGGAAATATTGAGCCGTTGCCAGCAGGAGTCCGGTTATTCAGCCGGGCTTTTTTGTTGATGCATAACTGTTGTTGTGTAAACCTGATGTTATACATAAGGAGAAATGTAAAGTGGATGTAAAGTAACGTGACATACCTAAAAATTTTACTGCCAGAGCCAATATATCTCCATTCGAACCTGGCTTCGTACTTGTTAAGATTGTACCTGTGGTTCGTATCCGTAAATTGTGAAAGGTGGTCCAAATCAGATGTTTGGTAAAAAGTTTGGGGTTGTTGCAGCATCCGCCGCGCTCGTCAGTGTAGTGCTTACTTCGTGCGGAGGTGCGGAAGCAAACAATGGGGGAACCCAGGGTCAGGAAGCGGCGGCAGCGGATAGTAAGAAATCTGTCACGCTGTGGATTTTCGATGCAGATCCGATGTACCAGTCAGCAGCTGAGGCTACCGCAGCGGAAGTAGGCGTTGAACTGAAGTATGAATACATTCAAGATGAGACCTACAAAACCAAACTGAGTGTTGCGCTTGCCGCCAATGAGCTTCCGGATGTATTCCAGCAGCATGCCGGCAAGTCCTACCGTACCCCTGTTCTGCAGTCGAAGACAGTGGCTCCGCTTAACGATACCCTGGAATCCACGGGTCTGGGCGCACAATTCCTGGACAACCAGCTGGTGACTGAAGAGGATGGCAATATCTATTCGGTTCCTTCTAACATCAGTACAACCCTTGTTCTTTACTATAATAAAAAGCTGATAAGCGAACTTGGCGCTGCTGCTCCAGCAACATGGGATGATCTTCAAGCGCTGATCAAAACGGCGAACGATAAAGGCATGATTCCCATTGCACTGGGCGGAAAAGAAAGATGGCAAGGAGATCTGCTCTACGATATGCTCGTAGCCCGTGAGGATGTGGACGCCTTCGATAAGGCGATTAACGGACAGGCGAAGTTCACAGATACACCATTCGTTGAGGCGGCAAATAAGGTGGTCACCCTGGTGAATTCGAATGCCTTCCAGAAAGGCTTCCTCGGCTCCGCTTACCTGGATGCACAAGAGCTGTTCAAGAATGATAAGGCTGTGATGTGGATCGACGGAAGCTTTAACTTCTCCTCCCTGTCTACGGCAATGGGTGACAATCTGGGCTATATTGCGTTTCCTAAAACGGGGGCAGAGGATGTCCTCAGTGCAACCATCGGCTTCCAGAACGCCCAGGCGCCATACTCCTTGTTCGTGAACAACAGCTCCGCAAATCTGGATAAAGCAAAGGAATTTGCCATCCGTTTATCTTTGAAGCTTAATGATGAATTTGTCAGAAAAGGTCTTCCCGGGTACGCCAAGAGCGAGGTGAAGTCCGAATCACAGAATAAGGAGCTCTCAGCGTATGCTGCGGATATTAATAAGACCAGCAAAACGCAGGCGATGTGGTTCGGTCTGTTGTCAGCAGATGTAGGCCAGGAATACCGTGATCTGACACAAGCGTTATATGGCGGGCAGCTCACAGCCGATGAGTTCACCGCTCAGCTGGAGACGTTGCTGCGTACAGCCGAGTAAGAAGGATTCCTTACACAGTTCCGCTCAAGGCGGCAGCGTGTAATACAATATTCCAGGAAAGTCGATGCAGTCACTGGGACCGCATCGGCTTTCTGTAATTTGACAGGTGGGTAAGTGATGGAAAAAGCGCTCTCTAATAAAAAAATAATCGCTTTGTTTTTATTGCCCGGATTAACTGTTTTTCTGATTTTTTATTTTGTGCCCATTGTGATGACCGCCTACTACAGTCTCCAGGATTGGGATGGCATTAACCCGATGACCTTCATTGGACTGGACAACTACACCAAGATGTTTACGGTGGATAAAAGCTTCTGGCAGGCGGTATGGAATAGCCTTGCTTTCCTGCTGGTAGGCGTGTTTATCCAGCTGCCGGTCTCGTTTGCATTGGCGCTGCTGGTCTCCCGGAAGATGAAGGGACGTAAATGGTTCCGCAATATTTATTTTTTTCCGGTAGTGATGTCAACGACCATGGTCAGCCTGCTGTGGGTCAAAATCTATGATCCGAACATCGGCATGCTGAACACATTGATGGATACCCTTGGACTGGGTGCCTGGACTGGGGCCTGGCTTGGAGATACGAAGACGGCACTGTTGTCCGTCCTGATCGTGACTACCTGGCATTACGTCGGTTACAATATGCTGATCCTGTTCGCCGGGATGCAAGGGATACCGGAGCAGTATTATGAAGCGGCGAAGCTGGACGGAGCGACGGGCTGGAAAGCTGTGCGTCATATTACCTTTCCGCTATTGTCCGATGTGCTGCGGATCTGTATCGTCCTGAATGTGATCTATGCCCTGA
This genomic interval carries:
- a CDS encoding carbohydrate ABC transporter permease, producing the protein MEKALSNKKIIALFLLPGLTVFLIFYFVPIVMTAYYSLQDWDGINPMTFIGLDNYTKMFTVDKSFWQAVWNSLAFLLVGVFIQLPVSFALALLVSRKMKGRKWFRNIYFFPVVMSTTMVSLLWVKIYDPNIGMLNTLMDTLGLGAWTGAWLGDTKTALLSVLIVTTWHYVGYNMLILFAGMQGIPEQYYEAAKLDGATGWKAVRHITFPLLSDVLRICIVLNVIYALKTFESVYVMTNGGPLNSTTVIALKMFQEAFLKQNFGYGSALAVFMVLECLVISWVLNKILTQEKIEY
- a CDS encoding ABC transporter substrate-binding protein is translated as MFGKKFGVVAASAALVSVVLTSCGGAEANNGGTQGQEAAAADSKKSVTLWIFDADPMYQSAAEATAAEVGVELKYEYIQDETYKTKLSVALAANELPDVFQQHAGKSYRTPVLQSKTVAPLNDTLESTGLGAQFLDNQLVTEEDGNIYSVPSNISTTLVLYYNKKLISELGAAAPATWDDLQALIKTANDKGMIPIALGGKERWQGDLLYDMLVAREDVDAFDKAINGQAKFTDTPFVEAANKVVTLVNSNAFQKGFLGSAYLDAQELFKNDKAVMWIDGSFNFSSLSTAMGDNLGYIAFPKTGAEDVLSATIGFQNAQAPYSLFVNNSSANLDKAKEFAIRLSLKLNDEFVRKGLPGYAKSEVKSESQNKELSAYAADINKTSKTQAMWFGLLSADVGQEYRDLTQALYGGQLTADEFTAQLETLLRTAE
- a CDS encoding response regulator transcription factor — its product is MRTTAPAARVLIVDDEYYFRQLLIHLIDWTSAGFEVVAEAEDGSEALRIMEEQRIDLIITDIEMPNMNGLDFVKAVRALDSAAKLIFITSYDNFTYAQQAISLGADHYLLKPVDEEAVEQALNTIRAQLQEKWEEERYINRLRIEAGYGGQPASDQTSEDGGRPGSGKRLIHKAAAYVTAHYAEDTLSLQSTASALFVNPSYLSHVFKKETNESFVEYVTNIRLGKAMELLRQGAATEDASVPKVATIAHQVGYRDPFYFSKCFKKKYGITPNKVYGGTYSGKY